In a single window of the Drosophila albomicans strain 15112-1751.03 chromosome 3, ASM965048v2, whole genome shotgun sequence genome:
- the LOC117571878 gene encoding toll-like receptor 3 isoform X3 yields MSFLNLSIIWLICFVATAATQTCEIEDSKFYSLKCQELSSLEEINDFPTRNLTDLQIINTQTKLTIGAANSSLNMPRLSFLDLSHVPRLELLSEGFSNLPYLMHLNISDCGVEQLLASHFPTVCPIIEFDASDNTLSVLTKDLLSKFSKLIFAVFANNSLTHVEVPYMRSLGILDLSHNNLTTFNITLGNCPYLKKLYLNNNKLTQFQITLPAEIVNSSVEKVFSLKALDLSNNSISELIENQFELLGELV; encoded by the exons ATGTCGTTCTTAAATTTGTCAATTATCTGGCTCATCTGctttgttgccactgctgcaaCACAAACTTGTGAGATAGAAGATTCAAAGTTCTACAGTTTAAAATGCCAGGAATTAAGCAGTCTCGAGGAGATAAACGATTTCCCCACAAGAAATCTTACCGATTTACAAATCATAAACACGCAAACAAAGCTAACCATTGGAGCAGCGAACAGTTCACTGAATATGCCGCGATTGTCGTTCCTCGATCTGTCGCATGTGCCACGCCTTGAACTTCTCAGTGAAGGCTTCTCCAATCTTCCCTATCTGATGCATCTCAACATCTCCGACTGTGGGGTGGAACAACTGCTGGCCTCGCACTTTCCTACCGTTTGCCCGATAATAGAGTTCGACGCCAGCGACAATACGCTTAGTGTTCTCACAAAGGATTTGCTTAGCAAATTTTCTAAATTgatttttgctgttttcgcAAATAATTCATTGACTCATGTAGAAGTGCCATACATGCGATCTTTAGGTATCTTAGACCTTAGTCATAATAACTTGACAACCTTCAACATCACCTTGGGCAATTGTCCATACTTGAAAAAGCTGTAcctcaacaacaataagctcACTCAG TTCCAGATTACACTCCCTGCAGAAATTGTGAACTCATCAGTAGAGAAGGTATTTTCACTGAAAGCATTGGATCTCTCAAACAACAGCATAAGTGAGCTTATCGAAAACCAATTCGAATTGCTGGGTGAACTT GTTTGA
- the LOC117571878 gene encoding insulin-like growth factor-binding protein complex acid labile subunit isoform X1 produces the protein MSFLNLSIIWLICFVATAATQTCEIEDSKFYSLKCQELSSLEEINDFPTRNLTDLQIINTQTKLTIGAANSSLNMPRLSFLDLSHVPRLELLSEGFSNLPYLMHLNISDCGVEQLLASHFPTVCPIIEFDASDNTLSVLTKDLLSKFSKLIFAVFANNSLTHVEVPYMRSLGILDLSHNNLTTFNITLGNCPYLKKLYLNNNKLTQFQITLPAEIVNSSVEKVFSLKALDLSNNSISELIENQFELLGELVILELSGNKISVLKSAHFAGLTSLRYLRLQSNGKLELREHTFEALKQLETLDLSYNGLEILSPHLFGYKQKDTQGLYEYLPMAHMRWLNLNGNKLQQLDSRTFEKLPFLEELCLSNNALRVLPEGLFVPIQNLKVLDMRHNQLTEISSDILKSLNNAKDLLINYNQLTTLPDLNGTLPQLQRMGIDGNPWERASFAQSEQWLIARKIQYLTDDYEFYSSD, from the exons ATGTCGTTCTTAAATTTGTCAATTATCTGGCTCATCTGctttgttgccactgctgcaaCACAAACTTGTGAGATAGAAGATTCAAAGTTCTACAGTTTAAAATGCCAGGAATTAAGCAGTCTCGAGGAGATAAACGATTTCCCCACAAGAAATCTTACCGATTTACAAATCATAAACACGCAAACAAAGCTAACCATTGGAGCAGCGAACAGTTCACTGAATATGCCGCGATTGTCGTTCCTCGATCTGTCGCATGTGCCACGCCTTGAACTTCTCAGTGAAGGCTTCTCCAATCTTCCCTATCTGATGCATCTCAACATCTCCGACTGTGGGGTGGAACAACTGCTGGCCTCGCACTTTCCTACCGTTTGCCCGATAATAGAGTTCGACGCCAGCGACAATACGCTTAGTGTTCTCACAAAGGATTTGCTTAGCAAATTTTCTAAATTgatttttgctgttttcgcAAATAATTCATTGACTCATGTAGAAGTGCCATACATGCGATCTTTAGGTATCTTAGACCTTAGTCATAATAACTTGACAACCTTCAACATCACCTTGGGCAATTGTCCATACTTGAAAAAGCTGTAcctcaacaacaataagctcACTCAG TTCCAGATTACACTCCCTGCAGAAATTGTGAACTCATCAGTAGAGAAGGTATTTTCACTGAAAGCATTGGATCTCTCAAACAACAGCATAAGTGAGCTTATCGAAAACCAATTCGAATTGCTGGGTGAACTTGTAATACTCGAGTTATCTGGCAATAAAATTTCTGTTTTGAAGAGTGCTCACTTCGCAGGTTTGACTTCGTTGCGTTATTTGCGTTTGCAGTCAAACGGTAAATTGGAACTAAGAGAACATACCTTTGAAGCACTCAAGCAACTCGAGACACTCGACTTATCATACAATGGTCTCGAAATTCTAAGTCCGCATCTTTTCGGCTATAAACAGAAGGACACACAAGGACTTTATGAGTACTTGCCAATGGCTCACATGCGATGGCTTAATCTAAACGGCAATAAACTCCAGCAGCTGGACTCTAGAACCTTTGAGAAATTGCCATTTTTGGAAGAGCTGTGTCTGAGCAACAATGCATTGCGTGTGCTTCCCGAAGGTCTGTTTGTTCCTATACAAAATCTGAAGGTGCTGGACATGCGTCACAATCAATTGACAGAGATTAGCAGCGATATTCTGAAGAGTCTAAACAACGCCAAGGATCTACTTATTAACTATAATCAGCTGACAACTCTGCCCGACTTGAATGGGACGCTGCCTCAATTGCAACGTATGGGCATTGATGGGAATCCGTGGGAACGTGCCTCTTTTGCCCAATCGGAGCAATGGCTGATCGCAAGAAAGATACAGTATCTGACAGATGACTACGAGTTTTATAGCAGCGATTAG
- the LOC117571878 gene encoding phospholipase A2 inhibitor beta-like isoform X2 has product MSFLNLSIIWLICFVATAATQTCEIEDSKFYSLKCQELSSLEEINDFPTRNLTDLQIINTQTKLTIGAANSSLNMPRLSFLDLSHVPRLELLSEGFSNLPYLMHLNISDCGVEQLLASHFPTVCPIIEFDASDNTLSVLTKDLLSKFSKLIFAVFANNSLTHVEVPYMRSLGILDLSHNNLTTFNITLGNCPYLKKLYLNNNKLTQFQITLPAEVVDSSVEKVLRLTKLDLSNNSISELIENQFELLGELEILELSGNRITTLKSAHFAGLTSLRHLHLASNYNMELIGHTFEALEQLETLDLSHIFLENLSPHLFGFKHVNKKGRYKYLPMVHMRKLSLTGNKLRHLHPRTFKKLPFLDTLLLADNALRVLPAGLFVPIRNLRMLDVGRNQLTEISRDLLEVLNKITVLQIDYNQLSSLPDLNRTLPNLVRMDVEGNPWQCDLFDQMERWLISREIAYIKHDYDCI; this is encoded by the exons ATGTCGTTCTTAAATTTGTCAATTATCTGGCTCATCTGctttgttgccactgctgcaaCACAAACTTGTGAGATAGAAGATTCAAAGTTCTACAGTTTAAAATGCCAGGAATTAAGCAGTCTCGAGGAGATAAACGATTTCCCCACAAGAAATCTTACCGATTTACAAATCATAAACACGCAAACAAAGCTAACCATTGGAGCAGCGAACAGTTCACTGAATATGCCGCGATTGTCGTTCCTCGATCTGTCGCATGTGCCACGCCTTGAACTTCTCAGTGAAGGCTTCTCCAATCTTCCCTATCTGATGCATCTCAACATCTCCGACTGTGGGGTGGAACAACTGCTGGCCTCGCACTTTCCTACCGTTTGCCCGATAATAGAGTTCGACGCCAGCGACAATACGCTTAGTGTTCTCACAAAGGATTTGCTTAGCAAATTTTCTAAATTgatttttgctgttttcgcAAATAATTCATTGACTCATGTAGAAGTGCCATACATGCGATCTTTAGGTATCTTAGACCTTAGTCATAATAACTTGACAACCTTCAACATCACCTTGGGCAATTGTCCATACTTGAAAAAGCTGTAcctcaacaacaataagctcACTCAG TTCCAGATTACACTCCCTGCTGAAGTAGTTGACTCATCAGTAGAGAAGGTACTCAGACTGACAAAATTGGATCTCTCAAATAACTCCATAAGTGAGCTTATCGAAAACCAATTCGAATTGCTTGGTGAACTTGAAATACTGGAGTTATCTGGCAATAGAATCACCACTCTGAAGAGTGCTCACTTCGCTGGTCTGACTTCCTTAcgccatttgcatttggcgTCAAACTACAACATGGAGCTAATAGGACACACATTTGAAGCCCTCGAGCAACTGGAGACGCTTGACTTGTCCCACATTTTTCTCGAAAATCTGAGTCCGCATCTCTTCGGATTCAAACATGTGAACAAGAAAGGACgctataaatatttgccaatgGTTCACATGCGTAAGCTTTCTCTAACGGGCAATAAGCTTCGACATCTGCACCCTAGAACCTTTAAAAAATTGCCCTTTTTGGATACACTCTTACTCGCCGATAATGCTTTGCGTGTGCTTCCCGCAGGCCTTTTTGTTCCAATCCGAAATCTGAGGATGCTTGATGTGGGTCGCAATCAATTAACAGAGATTAGCAGAGATCTTCTGGAGGTTCTAAACAAAATCACGGTTCTACAAATTGACTATAATCAGCTGTCTTCTCTACCCGACTTGAATAGGACTCTGCCCAATTTGGTGCGTATGGACGTCGAGGGAAATCCCTGGCAATGCGACCTCTTTGACCAAATGGAGCGTTGGCTAATCTCAAGAGAAATAGCGTATATAAAGCATGACTACGACTGCATTTGA
- the LOC117571771 gene encoding TLR4 interactor with leucine rich repeats-like, which translates to MPHLFLLDLSHSTGLELLSEGFSKYPNLTDIDITGCGLEQLLDSHFAIDSMVHLLKAGHNKLSSLSKDLFIRLPRLQKAYFNHNGLSHLELPHMPNLRYLELQRNKLTDFNLNNCPRLEFLYINDNQLTQITLPSGFKKQSPLRLLELTNNNISVLFENQFESLGKLEILELSGNKITMLSSAHFTGLTTLQYLNVASNGKMELRGHTFEALERLEDLDLSNNDLENLSPHLFGYKQVEKQGRYDYLPMTHMLSLSLSGNKLQHLHPRTFEKLPLD; encoded by the exons ATGCCGCATTTGTTTCTTCTCGATCTGTCCCACTCGACAGGTCTGGAACTTCTCAGTGAAGGCTTCTCCAAATACCCCAATCTGACTGATATCGACATCACTGGCTGTGGTTTAGAACAACTGCTAGACTCGCACTTTGCTATCGATTCCATGGTGCACTTGCTGAAGGCAGGTCACAATAAGCTTAGTTCTCTGTCGAAGGATTTGTTTATCAGACTTCCCCGTTTGCAAAAGGCCTATTTTAACCATAATGGTTTGAGTCATTTGGAATTGCCGCATATGCCAAATCTTAGGTACTTGGAGCttcaaagaaataaattaactgATTTCAACCTTAACAATTGTCCACGCTTGGAATTCCTCTACATCAATGACAATCAACTCACTCAG ATTACACTACCTTCAGGTTTTAAAAAGCAATCTCCACTGCGATTATTGGAACTTACAAACAATAACATAAGTGTGCTTTTCGAAAACCAATTCGAGTCGCTGGGGAAACTTGAAATACTGGAGTTATCTGGCAATAAAATCACCATGTTAAGCAGTGCTCACTTTACAGGTCTGACTACGTTACAATATTTGAATGTGGCCTCAAACGGGAAAATGGAGCTAAGAGGACACACATTTGAAGCCCTCGAGCGTCTGGAAGATCTCGACTTGTCAAACAATGATCTCGAAAATCTGAGTCCGCATCTCTTCGGATACAAACAGGTGGAAAAGCAAGGTCGGTATGATTACTTGCCAATGACTCATATGCTCAGTCTTTCTCTATCGGGCAATAAGCTCCAGCATCTGCACCCAAGAACCTTTGAAAAATTGCCTCTCGATTGa
- the LOC117571877 gene encoding insulin-like growth factor-binding protein complex acid labile subunit, translating into MSVLKFSILCLTCFIATAAKPKCEMQKRKLTSLKCEELSSFTEISSVLHLPARNLQQLTIQSRDTKLTIGAANSSVNMPHLFLLDLSHSTGLELLSEGFSKYPNLTDIDITGCGLEQLLDSHFAIDSMVHLLKAGHNKLSSLSKDLFNRLPRLQKAYFNHNGLSHLELPHMPNLRYLELQRNKLTDFNLNNCPRLEHLDLYGNQLTEFQITPPAEGFNSSTKKQFPLRLLNLSFNKINVLRENHFELLGNLKILKLSGNRITTLKSAHLSGLTSLRHLLLASNYKIELQEHTFEGLEQLVTLDLSYIGLENLDPHLFGYKQVDKQGLYEYLPMAHMRQLRLVGNKLQHLDPRAFEKLPFLDTLVLASNAFRVLPAGPFAPIRSLRILFVRYNQLTKISRDLLEALSNITTLCIDNNQLSSLPDLNGTLPNLDAMTIGENPWQCDLFAQTERWLISRKIRYITDDIGSEKPICI; encoded by the exons ATGTCGGTCTTAAAATTCTCGATTCTTTGTCTCACGTGCTTTATTGCGACTGCTGCAAAACCAAAATGTGAGatgcaaaaaagaaagttgACGAGCTTAAAATGCGAGGAATTGAGTAGCTTCACGGAGATAAGCAGTGTTCTTCATTTACCAGCAAGGAACCTTCAGCAGCTAACTATCCAAAGCAGGGATACAAAGCTAACCATTGGAGCAGCCAACAGTTCTGTGAACATGCCGCATTTGTTCCTTCTCGATCTGTCCCACTCGACAGGTCTGGAACTTCTCAGTGAAGGCTTCTCCAAATACCCCAATCTGACTGATATCGACATCACTGGCTGTGGTTTAGAACAACTGCTAGACTCGCACTTTGCCATCGATTCCATGGTGCACTTGCTGAAGGCAGGTCACAATAAGCTTAGTTCTCTGTCGAAGGATTTGTTTAACAGACTTCCCCGTTTGCAAAAGGCCTATTTTAACCATAATGGTTTGAGTCATTTGGAATTGCCGCATATGCCAAATCTTAGGTACTTGGAGCTTCAAAGAAATAAGTTAACTGATTTCAACCTTAACAATTGTCCACGCTTGGAGCATCTCGACCTCTACGGCAATCAACTCACTGAG TTTCAGATTACACCACCTGCTGAAGGTTTTAACTCATCGACTAAGAAGCAATTTCCATTGCGATTATTGAATCTCTCATTCAACAAGATAAATGTGCTTCGCGAAAACCATTTCGAATTGCTTGGGAATCTTAAAATACTGAAGTTATCTGGCAATAGAATCACCACTCTGAAGAGTGCTCACTTATCAGGTCTGACATCCTTACGCCATTTGCTTTTGGCGTCAAACTACAAAATTGAGCTACAAGAACACACATTTGAAGGCCTCGAGCAACTGGTGACGCTTGACTTGTCCTATATTGGTCTCGAAAATCTGGATCCGCATCTCTTCGGCTACAAGCAGGTGGACAAACAAGGACTTTATGAGTACTTGCCAATGGCTCACATGCGACAGCTTAGACTAGTCGGAAATAAACTTCAGCATCTGGACCCTAGAGCCTTTGAGAAATTGCCTTTTTTGGATACACTCGTTCTCGCCAGTAATGCATTTCGTGTGCTTCCCGCGGGCCCGTTTGCCCCAATCCGAAGTTTGAGGATACTTTTTGTGCGTTACAATCAATTGACGAAGATAAGTAGAGATCTTCTGGAGGCTCTAAGCAACATCACGACTCTATGTATTGACAACAATCAGCTGTCTTCTCTACCCGACTTGAATGGGACGCTGCCCAATTTGGATGCTATGACCATCGGGGAAAATCCCTGGCAATGCGACCTATTTGCCCAAACGGAGCGTTGGCTGATCTCAAGAAAAATACGGTATATAACAGATGATATTGGCAGCGAAAAGCCCATCTGCATTTGA
- the LOC127565422 gene encoding carboxypeptidase N subunit 2-like produces the protein MLPHMQVLRELFLGHNKLTDFNFSDCSRLEKLYLNDNQLTQLDSTSFQQLPELLELQLSGNLITEIGAYTFQSLIKLRTLNLSRNALTSLPADVFSSSTEQQFTLQQMDLSHNNINVLFENQFELLGGLQLLNLSGNKIAVLKSPHFAGLTSLRNLHLQSNDKMELRGHTFATLKQLETLDLSHIGLDILGPHLFGYKQVGTEDASGYMSMAHMRILNLNGNKIQHLHTRSFARLPFLEELSLANNGLRLLPISLFASMQQLQKLNLSHNQLAEISSDILKTLNNITDLDIGYNQLTFLPNLNGTLPHLQSMTIEGNPWQCACLMEFKDWLRSSQVTSLQDGSDEKPLCVETALDYCDHNVTNDRRNDAMEELKFWQAIG, from the exons ATGTTGCCGCACATGCAAGTTCTGAGAGAGCTTTTCCTTGGACATAATAAATTAACCGATTTCAACTTTAGTGATTGTTCACGCTTGGAGAAACTTTACCTCAACGACAATCAACTAACACAG CTGGATTCCACTTCTTTCCAACAATTACCCGAATTATTGGAGCTGCAGCTGAGTGGAAATTTGATTACTGAGATTGGCGCGTATACCTTCCAGTCACTGATAAAACTTCGCACTCTAAATCTCTCGAGGAATGCATTGACTTCACTTCCGGCAGATGTCTTTAGCTCATCAACTGAGCAGCAATTCACATTGCAACAAATGGATCTCTCTCACAACAACATTAATGTGCTCTTCGAAAACCAATTCGAATTGTTGGGTGGACTCCAGTTGCTGAATTTATCTGGCAATAAAATTGCCGTTTTGAAGAGTCCTCACTTTGCAGGTCTTACTTCGTtacgcaatttgcatttgcagtcaAACGATAAAATGGAGCTAAGAGGACACACCTTTGCAACACTCAAGCAACTGGAGACGCTCGACTTGTCCCACATTGGTCTCGATATTCTGGGCCCGCATCTCTTCGGCTACAAACAGGTGGGCACGGAAGATGCCTCTGGCTACATGTCAATGGCGCAcatgcgtatacttaatctAAACGGTAACAAAATCCAGCATCTGCACACTAGAAGTTTTGCGAGGTTGCCCTTTTTGGAAGAGCTCTCGCTGGCCAACAATGGACTGCGTTTACTTCCCATAAGTCTGTTTGCTTCAATGCAACAACTGCAGAAGCTTAATTTGAGTCACAATCAATTGGCAGAGATAAGCAGCGATATTCTGAAGACTCTGAACAACATCACCGATCTGGATATTGGCTACAATCAGCTTACATTTCTACCTAATCTGAATGGGACGTTGCCCCATTTGCAGAGTATGACCATAGAAGGCAATCCCTGGCAATGTGCTTGCCTGATGGAATTTAAGGATTGGTTGAGGTCAAGCCAGGTGACATCTCTACAGGATGGAAGCGACGAAAAGCCATTGTGTGTGGAGACAGCTTTGGATTACTGTGATCACAACGTGACGAATGATCGACGTAACGATGCTATGGAAGAGCTGAAGTTTTGGCAAGCAATCGGATGA
- the LOC117571880 gene encoding ATP synthase subunit b, mitochondrial, producing the protein MFSRAALLSAQRPLSVVATRTAAAAASPASGAVERRQRPEHPGKVRLGFIPEEWFQFFYNKTGVTGPYTFGVGLLTYLCSKEIYVMEHEYYSGLSLGIMAIIAVKKLGPAVAKWADGEIDKIEGEWKQGREAELKVLTDAIEAEKKEQWRADGALLLMDAKKENIALQLEAAFRERAMNVYTEVKRRLDYQVECRHVERRLGQKHMVNWIVANVLSSISPQQEKETLNKCIGDLSALALRVKSA; encoded by the exons atgttCTCAAGAGCCGCACTGCTTTCAG CCCAACGCCCCTTGAGCGTGGTTGCTACCCGCAccgcagctgccgctgcctctCCAGCCAGCGGCGCCGTTGAGCGCCGTCAGCGCCCTGAACATCCCGGCAAGGTGCGCTTGGGTTTCATTCCAGAGGAATGGTTCCAGTTCTTCTACAACAAGACTGGTGTCACCGGTCCCTACACATTCGGCGTGGGTCTGCTCACCTATCTGTGCTCCAAGGAGATTTATGTGATGGAGCATGAATACTATTCCGGTCTGTCGCTGGGTATCATGGCCATCATTGCTGTGAAGAAACTTGGTCCAGCTGTCGCCAAATGGGCTGATGGTGAAATCGAT AAAATTGAAGGCGAATGGAAGCAAGGACGTGAGGCTGAGCTCAAGGTCCTGACTGATGCCATCGAGGCCGAGAAGAAGGAGCAATGGCGTGCCGATGGTGCTCTGCTCTTGATGGATGCCAAGAAGGAGAACATTGCCCTGCAATTGGAGGCTGCCTTCCGTGAGCGGGCCATGAATGTCTACACGGAGGTGAAGCGTCGCTTGGACTATCAGGTGGAATGCCGCCACGTTGAGCGCCGTCTCGGCCAGAAGCACATGGTCAACTGGATTGTGGCCAACGTGCTGTCCAGCATCTCGCCTCAGCAGGAGAAGGAGACGCTCAACAAGTGCATTGGCGATTTGAGCGCTTTGGCTTTGCGTGTCAAGAGCGCTTAA
- the LOC117567285 gene encoding N-alpha-acetyltransferase 60 isoform X1, whose product MSKQQLFGHLQFVLLITVAFAFVVCNKQCSKKKRTTFEQIARFNLWCTATTHGHNNCPNWKQRQQSSSFVDSMAQFTLYNKHNAPPNNDILTRVDCDCEHVPLCSINDVQLRFLVPDDLTEVRTLCQEWFPIDYPLSWYEDITSSTRFFALAAVYNLAIIGLIVAEIKPYRYVNKEVIANNISDSDDDFYTRLSGFPMQDKGILPDSMGRTADVGYILSLGVHRSHRRNGIGSLLLDALMNHLTTIERHAVKAIFLHTLTTNQPAIFFYEKRRFTLHSFLPYYYNIRGKGKDGFTYVTYINGGHPPWTHTDHFKHYASKLRHTGSLCVWMASRVQHVVRWFYHKLLTRFNVIE is encoded by the exons ATGtcaaagcagcagctgtttgGCCACTTGCAATTTGTGCTGCTCATCACAGTGGCTTTCGCGTTTGTCGTTTGTAATAAACAAT gCTCCAAAAAGAAGAGGACAACTTTTGAGCAAATAGCGCGCTTTAACCTGTGGTGCACAGCCACAACCCATGGACATAATAATTGCCCTAATTGGAAACAAcgacagcagagcagcagcttcGTCGATAGCATGGCTCAATTTACGCT CTACAATAAACACAACGCTCCGCCCAACAATGATATTCTCACCCGtgtcgactgcgactgcgaacATGTGCCGCTCTGCTCGATTAACGATGTGCAGTTAAGATTCCTGGTGCCCGACGACTTGACCGAG GTGCGCACACTGTGTCAAGAATGGTTTCCCATCGATTATCCACTGTCATGGTACGAGGATATTACCTCAAGCACGCGCTTCTTTGCGCTAGCCGCTGTTTATAATCTGGCCATAATTGGTTTAATTGTTGCCGAAATCAAACCGTATCGATATGTCAATAAGGAGGTAATAGCCAACAATATCAGTGATAGTGATGATGACTTTTACACCAGGCTGAGCGGTTTTCCCATGCAGGACAAAGGCATATTGCCCGACTCGATGGGACGCACAGCCGATGTGGGCTACATCTTATCGTTGGGTGTCCATCGTTCGCATCGTCGCAATGGCATTGGTTCGCTTCTATTGGACGCACTGATGAATCATTTAACAACAATCGAAAGACATGCGGTTAAGGCAATCTTCCTGCACACGCTGACCACAAATCAACCTGCCATATTTTTCTACGAGAAGCGAAG ATTTACGCTACATTCGTTTCTGCcttattattacaatattcGCGGCAAGGGCAAGGACGGTTTTACGTATGTGACCTATATAAATGGCGGTCATCCACCTTGGACT CACACAGATCACTTCAAGCACTACGCTTCCAAACTGCGTCACACTGGCAGCCTTTGCGTGTGGATGGCGTCTCGTGTCCAGCACGTGGTGCGTTGGTTCTACCACAAGCTGTTAACACGCTTCAATGTCATTGAATGA
- the LOC117567285 gene encoding N-alpha-acetyltransferase 60 isoform X2: MSKQQLFGHLQFVLLITVAFAFVVCNKQCSKKKRTTFEQIARFNLWCTATTHGHNNCPNWKQRQQSSSFVDSMAQFTLYNKHNAPPNNDILTRVDCDCEHVPLCSINDVQLRFLVPDDLTEVRTLCQEWFPIDYPLSWYEDITSSTRFFALAAVYNLAIIGLIVAEIKPYRYVNKEDKGILPDSMGRTADVGYILSLGVHRSHRRNGIGSLLLDALMNHLTTIERHAVKAIFLHTLTTNQPAIFFYEKRRFTLHSFLPYYYNIRGKGKDGFTYVTYINGGHPPWTHTDHFKHYASKLRHTGSLCVWMASRVQHVVRWFYHKLLTRFNVIE; this comes from the exons ATGtcaaagcagcagctgtttgGCCACTTGCAATTTGTGCTGCTCATCACAGTGGCTTTCGCGTTTGTCGTTTGTAATAAACAAT gCTCCAAAAAGAAGAGGACAACTTTTGAGCAAATAGCGCGCTTTAACCTGTGGTGCACAGCCACAACCCATGGACATAATAATTGCCCTAATTGGAAACAAcgacagcagagcagcagcttcGTCGATAGCATGGCTCAATTTACGCT CTACAATAAACACAACGCTCCGCCCAACAATGATATTCTCACCCGtgtcgactgcgactgcgaacATGTGCCGCTCTGCTCGATTAACGATGTGCAGTTAAGATTCCTGGTGCCCGACGACTTGACCGAG GTGCGCACACTGTGTCAAGAATGGTTTCCCATCGATTATCCACTGTCATGGTACGAGGATATTACCTCAAGCACGCGCTTCTTTGCGCTAGCCGCTGTTTATAATCTGGCCATAATTGGTTTAATTGTTGCCGAAATCAAACCGTATCGATATGTCAATAAGGAG GACAAAGGCATATTGCCCGACTCGATGGGACGCACAGCCGATGTGGGCTACATCTTATCGTTGGGTGTCCATCGTTCGCATCGTCGCAATGGCATTGGTTCGCTTCTATTGGACGCACTGATGAATCATTTAACAACAATCGAAAGACATGCGGTTAAGGCAATCTTCCTGCACACGCTGACCACAAATCAACCTGCCATATTTTTCTACGAGAAGCGAAG ATTTACGCTACATTCGTTTCTGCcttattattacaatattcGCGGCAAGGGCAAGGACGGTTTTACGTATGTGACCTATATAAATGGCGGTCATCCACCTTGGACT CACACAGATCACTTCAAGCACTACGCTTCCAAACTGCGTCACACTGGCAGCCTTTGCGTGTGGATGGCGTCTCGTGTCCAGCACGTGGTGCGTTGGTTCTACCACAAGCTGTTAACACGCTTCAATGTCATTGAATGA